Proteins from a single region of Neodiprion virginianus isolate iyNeoVirg1 chromosome 4, iyNeoVirg1.1, whole genome shotgun sequence:
- the LOC124303289 gene encoding uncharacterized protein LOC124303289 isoform X7, with amino-acid sequence MTYLAELQVTNPESLLLIASYKDLDHLCRFVDELLVIWIQLTYFCRHAHPCLKIIFTCNSLQGSAFLALNFAWSALIRKVRFLSYNMCECSFFQVCYVSRVIHCIFICNKRTILTGYQKYLSCFHELHTEYIDCAGPADWTENMAHNELCNEYKSIADCYYTKSAMLCGIKAAKIMKELVVRVINGIIDTHCPEVRKNPTIPNPMPESVFSKGTIARCFVHNLNHILTWMTKLLYY; translated from the exons ATGACCTACTTAGCTGAACTACAAGTTACAAACCCAGAAAGTCTACTCCTTATAGCATCGTATAAAGATCTCGATCATCTTTGTAGGTTTGTAG ACGAATTGCTGGTAATTTGGATTCAATTGACATATTTCTGCAGACATGCACACCCTTGCCTCAAGATCATCTTTACATGCAACTCATTGCAGGGCTCCGCGTTCTTAGCACTAAACTTTGCGTGGAGTGCTCTTATCAGAAAAGTAAGATTTCTAAGCTATAATATGTGTGAATGTTCCTTTTTTCAAGTTTGCTATGTATCCCGTGTAATTCATTGCATTTTTATATGCAATAAGCGTACTATTTTGACAGGCTATCAGAAATATCTTTCATGTTTTCATGAGCTACACACTGAATATATAGATTGCGCAGGCCCAGCTGATTGGACTGAGAATATGGCCCATAATGAACTATGCAA TGAATACAAGTCAATAGCAGACTGCTATTACACGAAGAGTGCGATGCTCTGTGGAATAAAGGCAgcgaaaataatgaaagagTTAGTTGTCAGAGTGATAAACGGGATCATTGAT ACCCACTGTCCGGAAGTCCGAAAAAATCCAACAATACCAAATCCGATGCCCGAAAGTGTTTTCTCGAAAGGAACTATTGCGAGGTGTTTCGTTCATAACCTGAATCATATATTGACCTGGATGACGAAGCTATTATATTACTAA
- the LOC124303289 gene encoding uncharacterized protein LOC124303289 isoform X2 — protein sequence MELDILHKYALKILTLFLVIAMVLMMTTCQDEIDYSNEDNPYDDDYGSFIGVKYENNDDRLPIKANTVSKKITREALKCDENQLMTYLAELQVTNPESLLLIASYKDLDHLCRRIAGNLDSIDIFLQTCTPLPQDHLYMQLIAGLRVLSTKLCVECSYQKSYQKYLSCFHELHTEYIDCAGPADWTENMAHNELCNEYKSIADCYYTKSAMLCGIKAAKIMKELVVRVINGIIDTHCPEVRKNPTIPNPMPESVFSKGTIARCFVHNLNHILTWMTKLLYY from the exons ATGGAACTTgatattttacataaatatgcgttgaaaattttgacgcTATTTCTGGTAATCGCAATGGTTCTGATGATGACAACTTGTCAAGATGAAATCGATTATAGTAATGAAGATAATCCATACGATGATGACTATGGTTCATTTATTGGTGTCAAGTATGAGAATAACGATGACCGATTACCCATCAAGGCAAACACTGTATCTAAGAAAA TTACTCGCGAAGCCCTGAAGTGTGATGAAAATCAACTGATGACCTACTTAGCTGAACTACAAGTTACAAACCCAGAAAGTCTACTCCTTATAGCATCGTATAAAGATCTCGATCATCTTTGTAG ACGAATTGCTGGTAATTTGGATTCAATTGACATATTTCTGCAGACATGCACACCCTTGCCTCAAGATCATCTTTACATGCAACTCATTGCAGGGCTCCGCGTTCTTAGCACTAAACTTTGCGTGGAGTGCTCTTATCAGAAAA GCTATCAGAAATATCTTTCATGTTTTCATGAGCTACACACTGAATATATAGATTGCGCAGGCCCAGCTGATTGGACTGAGAATATGGCCCATAATGAACTATGCAA TGAATACAAGTCAATAGCAGACTGCTATTACACGAAGAGTGCGATGCTCTGTGGAATAAAGGCAgcgaaaataatgaaagagTTAGTTGTCAGAGTGATAAACGGGATCATTGAT ACCCACTGTCCGGAAGTCCGAAAAAATCCAACAATACCAAATCCGATGCCCGAAAGTGTTTTCTCGAAAGGAACTATTGCGAGGTGTTTCGTTCATAACCTGAATCATATATTGACCTGGATGACGAAGCTATTATATTACTAA
- the LOC124303289 gene encoding uncharacterized protein LOC124303289 isoform X3 produces the protein MELDILHKYALKILTLFLVIAMVLMMTTCQDEIDYSNEDNPYDDDYGSFIGVKYENNDDRLPIKANTVSKKITREALKCDENQLMTYLAELQVTNPESLLLIASYKDLDHLCRFVDELLVIWIQLTYFCRHAHPCLKIIFTCNSLQGSAFLALNFAWSALIRKVRFLSYNMCECSFFQVCYVSRVIHCIFICNKRTILTGYQKYLSCFHELHTEYIDCAGPADWTENMAHNELCNEYKSIADCYYTKSAMLCGIKAAKIMKELVVRVINGIIDVSNACY, from the exons ATGGAACTTgatattttacataaatatgcgttgaaaattttgacgcTATTTCTGGTAATCGCAATGGTTCTGATGATGACAACTTGTCAAGATGAAATCGATTATAGTAATGAAGATAATCCATACGATGATGACTATGGTTCATTTATTGGTGTCAAGTATGAGAATAACGATGACCGATTACCCATCAAGGCAAACACTGTATCTAAGAAAA TTACTCGCGAAGCCCTGAAGTGTGATGAAAATCAACTGATGACCTACTTAGCTGAACTACAAGTTACAAACCCAGAAAGTCTACTCCTTATAGCATCGTATAAAGATCTCGATCATCTTTGTAGGTTTGTAG ACGAATTGCTGGTAATTTGGATTCAATTGACATATTTCTGCAGACATGCACACCCTTGCCTCAAGATCATCTTTACATGCAACTCATTGCAGGGCTCCGCGTTCTTAGCACTAAACTTTGCGTGGAGTGCTCTTATCAGAAAAGTAAGATTTCTAAGCTATAATATGTGTGAATGTTCCTTTTTTCAAGTTTGCTATGTATCCCGTGTAATTCATTGCATTTTTATATGCAATAAGCGTACTATTTTGACAGGCTATCAGAAATATCTTTCATGTTTTCATGAGCTACACACTGAATATATAGATTGCGCAGGCCCAGCTGATTGGACTGAGAATATGGCCCATAATGAACTATGCAA TGAATACAAGTCAATAGCAGACTGCTATTACACGAAGAGTGCGATGCTCTGTGGAATAAAGGCAgcgaaaataatgaaagagTTAGTTGTCAGAGTGATAAACGGGATCATTGATGTAAGCAATGCTTGTTATTGA
- the LOC124303289 gene encoding uncharacterized protein LOC124303289 isoform X1 translates to MELDILHKYALKILTLFLVIAMVLMMTTCQDEIDYSNEDNPYDDDYGSFIGVKYENNDDRLPIKANTVSKKITREALKCDENQLMTYLAELQVTNPESLLLIASYKDLDHLCRFVDELLVIWIQLTYFCRHAHPCLKIIFTCNSLQGSAFLALNFAWSALIRKVRFLSYNMCECSFFQVCYVSRVIHCIFICNKRTILTGYQKYLSCFHELHTEYIDCAGPADWTENMAHNELCNEYKSIADCYYTKSAMLCGIKAAKIMKELVVRVINGIIDTHCPEVRKNPTIPNPMPESVFSKGTIARCFVHNLNHILTWMTKLLYY, encoded by the exons ATGGAACTTgatattttacataaatatgcgttgaaaattttgacgcTATTTCTGGTAATCGCAATGGTTCTGATGATGACAACTTGTCAAGATGAAATCGATTATAGTAATGAAGATAATCCATACGATGATGACTATGGTTCATTTATTGGTGTCAAGTATGAGAATAACGATGACCGATTACCCATCAAGGCAAACACTGTATCTAAGAAAA TTACTCGCGAAGCCCTGAAGTGTGATGAAAATCAACTGATGACCTACTTAGCTGAACTACAAGTTACAAACCCAGAAAGTCTACTCCTTATAGCATCGTATAAAGATCTCGATCATCTTTGTAGGTTTGTAG ACGAATTGCTGGTAATTTGGATTCAATTGACATATTTCTGCAGACATGCACACCCTTGCCTCAAGATCATCTTTACATGCAACTCATTGCAGGGCTCCGCGTTCTTAGCACTAAACTTTGCGTGGAGTGCTCTTATCAGAAAAGTAAGATTTCTAAGCTATAATATGTGTGAATGTTCCTTTTTTCAAGTTTGCTATGTATCCCGTGTAATTCATTGCATTTTTATATGCAATAAGCGTACTATTTTGACAGGCTATCAGAAATATCTTTCATGTTTTCATGAGCTACACACTGAATATATAGATTGCGCAGGCCCAGCTGATTGGACTGAGAATATGGCCCATAATGAACTATGCAA TGAATACAAGTCAATAGCAGACTGCTATTACACGAAGAGTGCGATGCTCTGTGGAATAAAGGCAgcgaaaataatgaaagagTTAGTTGTCAGAGTGATAAACGGGATCATTGAT ACCCACTGTCCGGAAGTCCGAAAAAATCCAACAATACCAAATCCGATGCCCGAAAGTGTTTTCTCGAAAGGAACTATTGCGAGGTGTTTCGTTCATAACCTGAATCATATATTGACCTGGATGACGAAGCTATTATATTACTAA
- the LOC124303289 gene encoding uncharacterized protein LOC124303289 isoform X4, producing the protein MELDILHKYALKILTLFLVIAMVLMMTTCQDEIDYSNEDNPYDDDYGSFIGVKYENNDDRLPIKANTVSKKITREALKCDENQLMTYLAELQVTNPESLLLIASYKDLDHLCRFVDELLVIWIQLTYFCRHAHPCLKIIFTCNSLQGSAFLALNFAWSALIRKLHTEYIDCAGPADWTENMAHNELCNEYKSIADCYYTKSAMLCGIKAAKIMKELVVRVINGIIDTHCPEVRKNPTIPNPMPESVFSKGTIARCFVHNLNHILTWMTKLLYY; encoded by the exons ATGGAACTTgatattttacataaatatgcgttgaaaattttgacgcTATTTCTGGTAATCGCAATGGTTCTGATGATGACAACTTGTCAAGATGAAATCGATTATAGTAATGAAGATAATCCATACGATGATGACTATGGTTCATTTATTGGTGTCAAGTATGAGAATAACGATGACCGATTACCCATCAAGGCAAACACTGTATCTAAGAAAA TTACTCGCGAAGCCCTGAAGTGTGATGAAAATCAACTGATGACCTACTTAGCTGAACTACAAGTTACAAACCCAGAAAGTCTACTCCTTATAGCATCGTATAAAGATCTCGATCATCTTTGTAGGTTTGTAG ACGAATTGCTGGTAATTTGGATTCAATTGACATATTTCTGCAGACATGCACACCCTTGCCTCAAGATCATCTTTACATGCAACTCATTGCAGGGCTCCGCGTTCTTAGCACTAAACTTTGCGTGGAGTGCTCTTATCAGAAAA CTACACACTGAATATATAGATTGCGCAGGCCCAGCTGATTGGACTGAGAATATGGCCCATAATGAACTATGCAA TGAATACAAGTCAATAGCAGACTGCTATTACACGAAGAGTGCGATGCTCTGTGGAATAAAGGCAgcgaaaataatgaaagagTTAGTTGTCAGAGTGATAAACGGGATCATTGAT ACCCACTGTCCGGAAGTCCGAAAAAATCCAACAATACCAAATCCGATGCCCGAAAGTGTTTTCTCGAAAGGAACTATTGCGAGGTGTTTCGTTCATAACCTGAATCATATATTGACCTGGATGACGAAGCTATTATATTACTAA
- the LOC124303289 gene encoding uncharacterized protein LOC124303289 isoform X6: protein MELDILHKYALKILTLFLVIAMVLMMTTCQDEIDYSNEDNPYDDDYGSFIGVKYENNDDRLPIKANTVSKKITREALKCDENQLMTYLAELQVTNPESLLLIASYKDLDHLCRFVDELLVIWIQLTYFCRHAHPCLKIIFTCNSLQGSAFLALNFAWSALIRKVRFLSYNMCECSFFQVCYVSRVIHCIFICNKRTILTGYQKYLSCFHELHTEYIDCAGPADWTENMAHNELLNTSQ, encoded by the exons ATGGAACTTgatattttacataaatatgcgttgaaaattttgacgcTATTTCTGGTAATCGCAATGGTTCTGATGATGACAACTTGTCAAGATGAAATCGATTATAGTAATGAAGATAATCCATACGATGATGACTATGGTTCATTTATTGGTGTCAAGTATGAGAATAACGATGACCGATTACCCATCAAGGCAAACACTGTATCTAAGAAAA TTACTCGCGAAGCCCTGAAGTGTGATGAAAATCAACTGATGACCTACTTAGCTGAACTACAAGTTACAAACCCAGAAAGTCTACTCCTTATAGCATCGTATAAAGATCTCGATCATCTTTGTAGGTTTGTAG ACGAATTGCTGGTAATTTGGATTCAATTGACATATTTCTGCAGACATGCACACCCTTGCCTCAAGATCATCTTTACATGCAACTCATTGCAGGGCTCCGCGTTCTTAGCACTAAACTTTGCGTGGAGTGCTCTTATCAGAAAAGTAAGATTTCTAAGCTATAATATGTGTGAATGTTCCTTTTTTCAAGTTTGCTATGTATCCCGTGTAATTCATTGCATTTTTATATGCAATAAGCGTACTATTTTGACAGGCTATCAGAAATATCTTTCATGTTTTCATGAGCTACACACTGAATATATAGATTGCGCAGGCCCAGCTGATTGGACTGAGAATATGGCCCATAATGAACTAT TGAATACAAGTCAATAG
- the LOC124303284 gene encoding glycogen debranching enzyme, translating to MDSLAVLRQKFQNSTKILLKGIAYLIERVYKCHCFRLLWIMLSRKMRQGKDETTTLSDRQLRVLVLNNGEHQDGTLYRLRKGWQVQFKLGPSLLGKNINIFTNHPLEVNQKFERTSYHQLLLVNDSADLTLALAGSFHYYITDDRDESNGTPIASGYLLVDPELYVGGGKEILPLDCIQCQTVLSKGLGPLPTWEEKLLVAKNSGYNMIHFSPIQELGGSRSSYSLCNQLKLNPSFHSDDKEATFEDIEELISKIRNEWNVLSVCDIVLNHTANESSFLIQQPECAYNCLNSPHLRPAYILDAVLFELTFQVAAGEWEFKGIPSVVENEEHLNSIRHALHTHFLPLVKIYEMFILDVNEIVAEFLSLARNQVPQELMAEDSEDNICVITDPEFRRLKATIDMPLALRVYNVYRANCFDEETRLKRCAQELKSKLEELNAAIINEVQNHLNAAVENTIAGIRYFRVQADGPKQKEVSERNPLVPRYFTDYGAPSSLSERESIMYSDKGCYLMAHNGWVMNSDPLKNFADSDSTVYLRRELIAWGDSVKLRYGNSPEDSPFLWQHMTKYVELTAKIFDGIRLDNCHSTPIPVAEYLLDAARRVNPNLYVIAELFTNSDQKDNIFVNRLGVTSLIREAMSAWDSHEEGRLVYRYGGEPVGAFLQPRHRPLVPNIAHALFMDLTHDNPSPVEKRSVFDLLPSTALVSMACCASGSNRGYDELVPHHIHVVDETRQYTSWTDNDELAAKNVHLVGSKSGIIAAKKALNDLHYWLGKKHFSQVFVDQMDPDIVAVTRHSPISHESVVLVAFTSFKHPDTNANDLRRYIKPLRVEGVIDEILLEASLSHNGATNCKLPFQKPEKYTRDEDVINGLSEYELDIKEHIQICDSTIVEKVDSGDPKITQLNFVNFQPGNILAIRVSLHVNIKPALDKLQNTIKTITSTENSDLRIVVSRMSLPDLNRALYRCEQEERDESSGALGVYDIPGYGPLVYAGLQGFISLLAEVRPNNDLGHPMCMNLRQGNWMIDYIWQRLKRDEGTAALGEWIEKAVEPFQVIPRYLVPSYFDVIVTNVYMTLLDQCYALMSSFVQNGSSFTKLMSLISVQMGGVIKSAQLPDLSPNLAAPKPKVKEVDNSKMQLCLTLAAGLPHFSVGYMRNWGRDTFIAIRGLLILTGRYDDARYIILGFGGTLRHGLIPNLLDGGKNSRYNCRDAVWWWLYTIQKYVEEVPDGIEILKDVVSRLYPTDDSPALPAGKVDQPLHDIIHEALTVHFQGLCFRERNAGKKIDEHMTDRGFNNQIGVHPETGFVFGGNDANCGTWMDKMGSSEKAGNKGKPASPRDGSAIELVGLSKSILTFLAELYRQNMFPYGSVQRKNRDGSIVTWSYKQWADKIGSSFETYYYVNEKPTDGELKPELIHRRGIYKDSHGATQPWADYQLRPNYPVAMVAAPEMFDPHHAWTALKQAEEILLGPLGMKTLDPADWAYNGYYDNSNDSNDIKLAHGWNYHQGPEWVWPIGYFLRARLHFASLVGGEDQLRRIIESTEAIISKHLVEASTNHWRGLPELTNKDGEYCRDSCRTQAWSASAIIEVLFDLDKIKQGLSSTGKNASN from the exons ATGGATTCGTTGGCTGTATTAAGGCAAAAGTTTCAAAACTCTACGAAGATACTTTTGAAGGGAATAGCGTATTTGATTGAGCGAGTTTATAAATGCCACTGCTTTAGATTGCTCTGGATT ATGTTGAGCAGAAAAATGAGGCAAGGCAAAGACGAAACTACCACATTGTCTGACAGGCAACTGAGAGTTCTTGTCCTTAATAATGGGGAACATCAGGATGGCACGCTTTATCGATTGCGTAAAG GATGGCAAGTGCAATTCAAACTTGGTCCTTCCTTGcttggaaaaaatatcaacatttttacaaatcaCCCACTAGAAGTCAACCAGAAGTTTGAAAGAACTTCGTACCATCAATTGCTTTTGGTAAATGATTCCGCAGATTTAACACTAGCATTGGCAGGTTCATTCCACTACTACATTACAGATGATAG GGACGAAAGCAATGGCACCCCAATTGCATCTGGATATCTTCTAGTGGATCCTGAACTATATGTAGGTGGtggtaaagaaattcttccTTTGGATTGTATCCAATGTCAAACTGTCCTTTCTAAGGGATTGGGACCGCTACCAACTTGGGAAGAAAAGCTACTTGTTGCTAAGAATTCTGGATATAATATGATACATTTTTCACCAATTCAG GAACTTGGAGGATCAAGATCTTCGTACAGTTTGTGCaatcaattgaaattgaacCCGTCATTCCACAGCGATGACAAGGAAGCGACATTCGAAGATATTGAAGAGTTGATAtctaaaataagaaatgaatGGAAT GTACTCAGTgtttgcgatattgttttgAACCATACAGCTAATGAAAGTTCATTCTTAATTCAACAACCAGAATGTGCGTACAACTGTCTGAATAGTCCTCATTTACGTCCAGCATATATACTAGATGCAGTATTATTTGAATTGACTTTCCAAGTCGCAGCTGGAGAATGGGAATTCAAAGGTATTCCGTCTGTGGTGGAAAACGAAGAACATTTAAAT tcAATCAGACATGCTTTGCACACGCACTTTTTaccacttgtgaaaatttatgagATGTTTATACTAGACGTCAACGAAATAGTAGCAGAATTTTTGAGCTTAGCACGAAATCAGGTGCCTCAAGAATTAATGGCAGAAGATAGCGAAGATAATATTTGTGTCATAACAGATCCGGAATTTCGTAGATTGAAGGCTACGATAGACATGCCCCTTGCGTTACGAGTTTATAATGTTTACAG AGCCAATTGTTTTGATGAAGAAACACGACTGAAGCGATGTGCACAAGAGTTGAAATCAAAACTAGAAGAGCTCAATGCAGCTATAATTAACGAAGTACAAAACCATTTGAATGCTGCAGTTGAAAATACAATAGCTGGTATTCGATATTTTCGGGTACAAGCGGATGGACCTAAGCAGAAGGAAGTTAGCGAGAGAAATCCACTTGTTCCCAG ATATTTCACGGATTATGGAGCTCCCTCATCTTTATCTGAACGAGAATCAATTATGTATTCTGATAAAGGATGTTACCTAATGGCGCACAATGGCTGGGTCATGAATAGCGACCctctaaaaaattttgctgatTCAGACTCTACTGTCTATTTACGCAGAGAGCTAATCGCTTGGGGTGACAGTGTAAAACTCAG GTACGGGAACTCACCCGAAGATTCTCCATTCCTTTGGCAGCACATGACAAAGTATGTTGAACTCACTGCCAAAATTTTTGATGGCATCCGATTGGATAATTGTCATTCAACCCCGATTCCAGTTGCCGAG TATCTGCTGGATGCTGCGCGTAGAGTTAATCCTAACTTATACGTTATTGCCGAGCTTTTCACCAATTCCGATCAGAAGGATAACATTTTTGTAAATCGTCTTGGGGTAACTTCGCTAATCAGAG AGGCAATGTCAGCATGGGATAGCCACGAAGAAGGCAGATTGGTATATCGGTATGGTGGTGAGCCAGTTGGGGCATTCTTGCAACCTCGACATCGTCCTTTGGTGCCTAACATTGCTCACGCTTTGTTTATGGATTTAACTCATGATAATCCTAGTCCAGTGGAAAAACGCAGTGTATTTGATTTGCTACCAAGTACGGCTCTTGTGTCCATGGCATGTTGTGCTAGTGGCAGTAATCGTGGATACGATGAATTGGTACCACATCAC ATTCACGTTGTTGACGAAACCAGGCAATATACATCATGGACCGATAATGACGAACTAGCTGCAAAAAATGTACATCTTGTAGGCTCTAAAAGTGGTATAATCGCAGCTAAGAAAGCCTTGAATGACTTACACTACTGGCTGggaaagaaacatttttctcag gTGTTTGTTGATCAAATGGATCCTGACATAGTAGCAGTGACCAGGCATTCGCCTATTAGTCATGAAAGTGTAGTCCTAGTTGCATTCACATCATTCAAGCATCCTGATACAAATGCGAATGATTTAAGGCGGTATATCAAACCTCTTCGCGTTGAAGGTGTCATTGATGAGATATTGTTGGAGGCATCTTTATCTCACAATGGTGCCAC AAATTGTAAATTACCATTCCAAAAACCAGAGAAGTATACACGGGATGAAGATGTTATAAATGGTTTGTCAGAATATGAATTGGATATTAAAGAACACATCCAAATTTGTGACTCTACTATCGTAGAAAAGGTTGACTCTGGTGATCCAAAAATTACGCAACTTAATTTTGTCAACTTTCAGCCTGGAAACATATTGGCAATTCG TGTTTCGCTACATGTCAATATTAAGCCTGCACTTGACAAGCTCCAGAATACTATTAAAACAATCACCTCAACTGAAAATTCTGACTTACGTATCGTTGTCTCTCGGATGAGTTTACCAGATCTCAACAGAGCTTTGTATCGCTGTGAACAAGAGGAACGTGATGAAAGTTCTGGCGCTCTTGGTGTTTATGATATACCTGGATATGGCCCGCTAGTTTATGCTGGATTGCAAG GTTTCATTTCACTACTGGCTGAAGTTCGTCCAAATAACGATCTTGGACATCCGATGTGCATGAACCTTAGACAGGGTAATTGGATGATAG ACTACATTTGGCAAAGGCTCAAAAGAGATGAAGGAACAGCAGCCCTTGGTGAATGGATTGAAAAGGCTGTGGAACCATTTCAAGTAATTCCTCGATACTTAGTTCCGAGTTACTTTGATGTTATTGTTACGAATGTCTACATGACTTTGTTGGACCAATGCTATGCGCTGATGTCTAG ttttGTCCAAAACGGTTCATCGTTCACGAAGTTAATGTCCCTAATCTCCGTTCAAATGGGTGGTGTTATAAAATCAGCTCAGTTACCGGATTTATCGCCAAACTTGGCTGCTCCTAAACCAAAAGTTAAGGAGGTTGACAATTCGAAAATGCAATTGTGTTTGACATTAGCTGCAGGTCTGCCCCATTTCTCTGTTGGATACATGCGAAACTGGGGTAGAGATACATTTATTGCAATCAGAGGATTATTAATTCTGACTGGTAGATATGACGACGCTAGATATATTATTTTGGGATTTGGTGGGACACTGAGACATGGGCTCATTCCTAATTTACTCGACGGAGGAAAGAATTCAAG ATACAATTGTCGAGATGCTGTTTGGTGGTGGCTGTATAccattcaaaaatatgttgaGGAAGTTCCAGATGGCATAGAGATTCTCAAAGATGTCGTTTCGAGGCTCTACCCAACAGATGATTCTCCTGCTCTGCCGGCTGGCAAAGTG GATCAACCATTGCACGATATAATTCATGAAGCCCTTACCGTACACTTCCAAGGCCTTTGCTTCCGTGAACGAAatgctggaaaaaaaattgatgaacaCATGACAGACCGAGGCTTCAATAATCAAATTGGCGTACATCCAGAAACTGGTTTTGTTTTCGGTGGAAATGATGCTAATTGTGGTACCTGGATGGACAAAATGGGCTCGTCAGAAAAGGCTGGGAATAAGGGTAAACCTGCTTCGCCGAGAGATGGATCTGCAATTGAATTAGTTGGATTGAGCAAAAGTATTCTTACCTTCTTGGCAGAATTGTATAGGCAGAACATGTTTCCTTATGGAAGTGTTCAGAGAAAAAACCGTGATG GATCTATTGTAACGTGGAGTTATAAACAGTGGGCTGATAAAATCGGATCAAGTTTTGAAACTTATTATTATGTAAATGAAAAACCAACGGATGGTGAGCTGAAACCAGAACTAATACATCGACGTGGAATCTACAAAGATAGTCATGGTGCCACACAACCATGGGCCGATTATCAACTTCGGCCTAACTATCCTGTTGCTATGGTCGCC GCTCCGGAAATGTTTGACCCACACCATGCATGGACAGCGCTGAAACAAGCGGAAGAAATATTGCTGGGCCCGTTAGGCATGAAAACATTAGACCCTGCTGATTGGGCATATAATGGCTACTATGATAATTCTAATGATTCAAATGATATTAAACTAGCACATGGGTGGAACTATCATCAGGGGCCG GAATGGGTTTGGCCAATAGGATACTTCCTTAGAGCGCGTCTCCATTTTGCATCATTGGTTGGTGGTGAAGACCAACTTCGTAGAATAATAGAATCTACCGAAGCTATTATATCCAAACATTTGGTTGAAGCATCTACCAATCATTGGAGAGGACTTCCAGAATTGACAAACAAAGACGGCGAATATTGCCGTGATAGCTGCCGCACACAGGCATGGAGTGCTTCGGCAATTATCGAG GTTCTTTTTGATTTggacaaaataaaacaaggaTTGTCTTCTACTGGAAAGAATGCATCAAACTGA
- the LOC124303289 gene encoding uncharacterized protein LOC124303289 isoform X5 yields MELDILHKYALKILTLFLVIAMVLMMTTCQDEIDYSNEDNPYDDDYGSFIGVKYENNDDRLPIKANTVSKKITREALKCDENQLMTYLAELQVTNPESLLLIASYKDLDHLCRFVDELLVIWIQLTYFCRHAHPCLKIIFTCNSLQGSAFLALNFAWSALIRKVRFLSYNMCECSFFQVCYVSRVIHCIFICNKRTILTGYQKYLSCFHELHTEYIDCAGPADWTENMAHNELCKPTVRKSEKIQQYQIRCPKVFSRKELLRGVSFIT; encoded by the exons ATGGAACTTgatattttacataaatatgcgttgaaaattttgacgcTATTTCTGGTAATCGCAATGGTTCTGATGATGACAACTTGTCAAGATGAAATCGATTATAGTAATGAAGATAATCCATACGATGATGACTATGGTTCATTTATTGGTGTCAAGTATGAGAATAACGATGACCGATTACCCATCAAGGCAAACACTGTATCTAAGAAAA TTACTCGCGAAGCCCTGAAGTGTGATGAAAATCAACTGATGACCTACTTAGCTGAACTACAAGTTACAAACCCAGAAAGTCTACTCCTTATAGCATCGTATAAAGATCTCGATCATCTTTGTAGGTTTGTAG ACGAATTGCTGGTAATTTGGATTCAATTGACATATTTCTGCAGACATGCACACCCTTGCCTCAAGATCATCTTTACATGCAACTCATTGCAGGGCTCCGCGTTCTTAGCACTAAACTTTGCGTGGAGTGCTCTTATCAGAAAAGTAAGATTTCTAAGCTATAATATGTGTGAATGTTCCTTTTTTCAAGTTTGCTATGTATCCCGTGTAATTCATTGCATTTTTATATGCAATAAGCGTACTATTTTGACAGGCTATCAGAAATATCTTTCATGTTTTCATGAGCTACACACTGAATATATAGATTGCGCAGGCCCAGCTGATTGGACTGAGAATATGGCCCATAATGAACTATGCAA ACCCACTGTCCGGAAGTCCGAAAAAATCCAACAATACCAAATCCGATGCCCGAAAGTGTTTTCTCGAAAGGAACTATTGCGAGGTGTTTCGTTCATAACCTGA